One stretch of Niallia sp. XMNu-256 DNA includes these proteins:
- a CDS encoding DUF3243 domain-containing protein translates to MSILENWEQWKDFLGDRLQEAQQQGMSQSTINEIAYQVGDYLAKQVDPKNHQERVLADLWSVATPEEQQAIAKLMVKLVQDN, encoded by the coding sequence ATGTCTATTTTAGAAAACTGGGAACAATGGAAAGACTTTTTAGGTGATCGCCTACAAGAGGCACAGCAACAAGGAATGTCTCAATCTACGATCAATGAAATTGCGTACCAAGTTGGTGATTACTTAGCAAAGCAAGTAGATCCTAAAAACCATCAGGAAAGAGTTCTTGCAGATTTATGGTCTGTTGCTACACCAGAAGAGCAACAAGCCATTGCAAAATTAATGGTTAAATTAGTACAAGATAATTAA
- a CDS encoding pitrilysin family protein, giving the protein MEKIQFRQLHEELYHEKLTNGLEVYILPKKGFNKTYATFTTKYGSIDNHFIPLGKEDYLKVPDGIAHFLEHKLFEKEHGDVFQQFSKQGASANAFTSFTRTAYLFSSTSDVELNLETLMDFVQEPYFTEKTVEKEKGIIGQEITMYDDNPDWRLYYGVIENMYHNHPVSIDIAGTIESISHITKDLLYECYRTFYHPSNMLLFVVGPVDVEATMKQIKENQNKKQFAEIHEIKRKFEEEPVGVARDKQILPMNVQTSKCMVGIKANKIDLSGLDQLKNELSLNIILDILFGKSSDNYHKLYSEGLIDDTFSFDYSQENGFGFAIIGGDTRKPDELANKLKTMLLAAKEGDAFTAEGLERTIKKKIGTFLRAINSPEYIANQFTRYAFNEMNLFDIVPTLESLTLDQIKTTAAEFISEDRFTVCQIVPKK; this is encoded by the coding sequence ATGGAAAAAATTCAATTTCGCCAACTTCATGAAGAGCTTTATCATGAAAAGCTTACTAATGGTCTAGAAGTATATATTTTGCCGAAAAAGGGATTTAATAAAACATATGCTACGTTCACGACTAAATACGGTTCCATTGATAATCATTTCATTCCTCTCGGAAAAGAAGACTATCTAAAAGTTCCAGATGGAATTGCTCACTTTTTAGAACACAAACTTTTTGAAAAAGAACATGGGGATGTGTTTCAGCAGTTTAGTAAACAAGGAGCATCAGCGAATGCGTTTACATCGTTTACAAGAACAGCATACTTATTTTCAAGCACTTCAGATGTGGAGTTAAATTTAGAAACTTTGATGGACTTTGTGCAAGAACCTTATTTTACTGAAAAAACAGTTGAAAAAGAAAAAGGAATTATCGGCCAGGAAATTACGATGTATGATGATAACCCAGATTGGCGCTTATATTACGGTGTGATCGAAAATATGTATCATAATCATCCTGTTAGCATTGATATTGCTGGGACAATTGAATCGATTTCTCACATTACAAAAGATTTATTGTATGAATGCTATCGAACGTTTTATCATCCAAGCAATATGTTGTTATTCGTTGTTGGACCTGTTGATGTTGAAGCGACGATGAAGCAAATTAAGGAAAATCAAAATAAAAAGCAGTTTGCTGAAATTCACGAGATTAAACGTAAGTTTGAGGAAGAACCTGTTGGAGTAGCTCGTGACAAGCAAATCCTGCCAATGAATGTTCAAACCTCAAAATGTATGGTTGGTATCAAGGCAAATAAAATAGATTTATCTGGATTAGACCAGTTGAAAAATGAGTTATCATTAAATATTATCCTCGATATCCTATTTGGAAAAAGTTCGGATAACTATCATAAATTATATTCAGAAGGGTTGATCGATGATACTTTCTCCTTTGACTATAGCCAGGAGAATGGCTTTGGTTTTGCCATCATTGGCGGGGATACTCGTAAACCAGATGAATTAGCAAATAAGCTTAAAACGATGTTGCTTGCCGCGAAAGAGGGGGATGCTTTTACGGCAGAAGGGTTAGAGCGGACGATTAAGAAAAAGATCGGGACATTCCTTCGTGCGATCAATTCACCCGAATATATTGCTAACCAATTTACTCGCTATGCCTTTAATGAAATGAATTTGTTTGATATTGTACCAACACTGGAATCGCTCACATTGGATCAAATCAAAACAACGGCAGCTGAATTTATTTCAGAAGACCGATTTACCGTTTGTCAAATTGTTCCAAAAAAATAA
- a CDS encoding ATP-dependent Clp protease proteolytic subunit yields MDKEKLRNAGQNQEQEKPKEDQTSGLIEKIQQLGQTNVPQLAQDSKIHCLTIIGQVEGHLALPPQNKTTKYEHIIPQLVAIEQNPKIEGLLVILNTVGGDVEAGLAISEMLASLSKPTVSIVLGGGHSIGVPIAVSCDYSFIAETATMTIHPIRLTGLVISVPQTFEYLDKMQDRVIRFVTKHSEISEDDFKDLMFAKGNLTRDIGTNVIGNDAVDSGLIDAVGGIGEAMRKLNELIELKNNSSIGENEGLVQ; encoded by the coding sequence ATGGATAAAGAGAAGCTTAGAAACGCAGGACAAAACCAAGAACAAGAAAAACCGAAAGAGGATCAAACCTCAGGTTTAATTGAAAAAATCCAACAGCTAGGACAAACAAACGTACCTCAACTAGCACAAGATTCTAAGATTCATTGTCTTACGATAATCGGACAGGTGGAGGGACATTTAGCTTTGCCCCCACAAAATAAAACAACGAAATATGAACATATTATTCCTCAGTTAGTGGCAATTGAGCAAAACCCAAAGATTGAAGGATTGTTGGTGATTTTAAATACAGTTGGTGGGGATGTCGAAGCGGGATTAGCCATATCAGAAATGTTAGCCTCGCTTTCTAAACCAACCGTATCAATCGTTTTAGGAGGCGGGCATTCGATCGGGGTGCCCATTGCGGTTTCATGTGATTATAGCTTTATAGCTGAGACGGCTACAATGACAATCCACCCGATTCGCCTAACAGGATTAGTGATCAGTGTTCCACAAACCTTTGAATATTTAGATAAAATGCAAGATCGGGTGATCCGATTTGTGACAAAGCATTCGGAAATAAGTGAAGATGATTTTAAAGATCTTATGTTTGCAAAAGGCAACTTAACACGGGATATTGGGACAAATGTGATTGGCAATGATGCTGTTGATTCAGGTTTAATTGATGCGGTAGGCGGAATTGGAGAGGCGATGCGGAAATTAAACGAATTAATTGAGTTAAAAAATAACTCGAGCATTGGAGAAAATGAGGGGCTTGTGCAATGA
- a CDS encoding YlzJ-like family protein — MILYTTIPQELIFQTDELEYGKQTMIDYSGVPLLVEMDENRDYRVVRVMSSDPCHYLDERYCPGTVLSNKQF, encoded by the coding sequence ATGATCTTATATACAACCATCCCACAAGAATTAATTTTTCAAACCGATGAATTAGAGTATGGGAAGCAGACTATGATTGACTATTCAGGGGTTCCCTTGTTAGTCGAAATGGATGAAAATCGTGATTATCGGGTCGTCCGGGTCATGAGCAGCGATCCATGTCACTATTTAGATGAACGATATTGTCCAGGAACCGTACTGTCTAATAAACAATTTTAA
- a CDS encoding SDR family oxidoreductase, whose protein sequence is MNKFALITGASGGIGQAIAMKLAEEGYSLYLHYNENVSSIRDLLQALSIYNGEYIPIQADLSTPQGYKKIVENVFTIDAIVHNSGVSHYGLFVETDPATLEKMTMIHMTSPLLLTKELLPKMIRQQSGSIVLITSIWGQTGAACEVVYSTVKGAQIAFVKSLSKELALNGIRVNGIAPGAVDTTMLSQFSSEELEMVKGEIPMGRLAAPKDIAESVSFLISERSSYITGQIIGVNGGWYT, encoded by the coding sequence ATGAATAAATTTGCTCTCATTACAGGAGCGAGCGGTGGAATTGGTCAAGCCATCGCGATGAAACTAGCCGAGGAAGGGTATTCCCTTTATTTACACTACAACGAAAATGTCTCATCCATTCGAGACTTGCTTCAAGCTTTGTCGATTTACAACGGTGAATATATCCCGATACAAGCGGACCTATCCACTCCTCAAGGTTATAAAAAAATTGTTGAAAATGTTTTTACCATTGATGCGATTGTACACAATAGCGGGGTAAGCCATTATGGGTTATTTGTTGAAACAGATCCAGCTACTTTAGAAAAAATGACAATGATTCACATGACCTCTCCTCTGCTATTAACGAAAGAGTTACTGCCCAAAATGATTCGACAGCAAAGTGGCAGCATCGTATTGATCACATCCATATGGGGACAGACAGGTGCAGCCTGTGAAGTGGTCTATTCAACGGTAAAGGGTGCCCAAATTGCTTTCGTTAAATCCCTTAGTAAAGAATTGGCTTTGAATGGAATTCGTGTCAATGGGATTGCACCTGGAGCGGTAGATACAACGATGCTTTCACAGTTCAGTAGTGAAGAGCTCGAGATGGTGAAAGGTGAAATTCCCATGGGAAGGTTAGCGGCCCCAAAAGATATAGCGGAATCTGTATCTTTTCTAATTTCTGAGCGCTCATCTTATATTACAGGTCAGATTATAGGTGTTAACGGTGGTTGGTATACATAA
- a CDS encoding CoA pyrophosphatase, whose amino-acid sequence MELSKVITKLSGHKPNILGHKELQTFAVLLPLLEKNNETHVLFEVRSMNLRRQPGEICFPGGKMEKDDPNHSQCAIRETSEELGISEEEIANVMPLDFMANATGNIIYPFVGTIKNPDKIKPNQLEVGEVFTVPLNYFLTTEPEVYKIHFKVVPEENFPLDLLIGGENYKWQIHPIDEYFYQYNGKVIWGLTAKILVHFLSILKND is encoded by the coding sequence ATGGAACTGTCAAAGGTGATAACGAAATTAAGTGGTCATAAGCCGAATATATTAGGTCATAAAGAATTACAAACATTTGCTGTTTTACTACCTCTTCTTGAAAAGAATAATGAAACCCATGTGTTATTTGAGGTTCGTTCCATGAATTTAAGAAGGCAGCCTGGTGAAATCTGCTTTCCGGGTGGCAAAATGGAAAAAGATGACCCTAATCACAGTCAATGCGCCATTCGTGAAACGTCCGAAGAATTGGGGATCAGCGAAGAGGAAATCGCAAACGTGATGCCCCTTGATTTTATGGCCAATGCGACGGGAAATATTATTTATCCATTTGTTGGTACAATAAAGAATCCTGATAAAATAAAACCGAATCAATTGGAGGTCGGAGAGGTATTTACTGTTCCATTGAATTATTTCTTAACTACGGAACCAGAAGTGTACAAAATTCACTTTAAAGTTGTTCCCGAAGAAAATTTTCCTTTAGATTTGCTAATAGGTGGGGAAAATTATAAATGGCAAATCCACCCAATTGATGAATATTTTTATCAATATAACGGCAAAGTGATTTGGGGATTAACCGCTAAAATCTTAGTTCATTTTCTTTCCATCTTAAAAAATGATTAA
- a CDS encoding pitrilysin family protein: protein MDVFSEKVIELEGMNLHVIPTDKFKTNTIVFKMKAPLNHEDVTKRALLPHVLQSSSKHYPTTAALRSYLDDLYGALFYIDLAKKGEYHVISFTVEIANEKFLSNSTPLLQKAIQFLAEVIKNPNVEAQTFDQATIDNEKRSLKQRIQSIYDDKMKYSNFRLIQEMCKDEPYALNVHGELADVEPITPTNLYQYYERALLEDELDLYVVGDVNSDEVEKLVQQLMSFESRSPKSIDRKSKQSSGIVKEIKETQDVKQGKLNIGYRTNIYYGDNDYYALQVYNGIFGGFSHSKLFLNVREKASLAYYVASRLESHKGLMLVMSGIDNKNYDQAVSIIKEQMKAMTEGDFSDEEIVQTKAVIKNQLLETIDTSRGIVEILYHNVVSKAVFSLDDWMTKMDLVTKADIMKVANKIDLDTIYFLTEGGQ, encoded by the coding sequence ATGGATGTTTTTTCAGAAAAAGTGATTGAATTAGAAGGGATGAATCTTCATGTAATCCCTACAGATAAATTTAAAACAAATACGATCGTGTTTAAAATGAAAGCCCCATTAAATCACGAGGATGTAACGAAACGTGCTTTGCTGCCACATGTATTGCAAAGTAGTTCAAAACACTATCCTACCACTGCAGCATTAAGATCTTACTTGGATGATTTATATGGTGCTTTATTTTATATTGATTTAGCTAAAAAAGGTGAATATCATGTGATTAGTTTTACGGTTGAAATCGCAAATGAAAAGTTTTTATCCAATTCTACGCCATTGTTACAAAAAGCCATCCAATTTTTAGCAGAGGTGATTAAAAATCCAAACGTGGAGGCACAGACCTTTGACCAAGCTACAATCGATAATGAAAAACGTTCCTTAAAACAACGGATTCAATCAATTTATGATGATAAAATGAAGTACTCCAACTTTCGTCTAATCCAGGAAATGTGCAAAGACGAACCATATGCTTTAAATGTTCATGGGGAATTAGCGGATGTCGAGCCCATTACACCGACTAACCTTTACCAATACTATGAGCGAGCGCTTTTAGAAGATGAATTGGATTTATATGTAGTTGGAGATGTGAATAGCGATGAAGTAGAAAAGTTAGTCCAACAATTAATGAGCTTTGAAAGCCGTTCTCCTAAAAGCATAGATCGTAAATCCAAGCAATCAAGTGGTATTGTTAAAGAAATTAAAGAAACTCAGGATGTTAAGCAAGGCAAATTAAATATTGGCTATCGAACAAATATTTATTATGGGGATAACGATTATTATGCATTGCAAGTTTATAACGGAATATTTGGCGGTTTTTCTCATTCCAAATTATTTTTAAATGTCCGGGAAAAGGCGAGTCTTGCTTATTATGTTGCGAGCCGATTAGAAAGCCATAAAGGATTGATGCTCGTGATGTCAGGAATTGATAATAAAAATTATGATCAGGCAGTTTCCATTATTAAGGAACAAATGAAGGCCATGACTGAAGGAGATTTCTCAGATGAAGAAATCGTTCAAACAAAGGCTGTCATTAAGAACCAACTTTTAGAAACCATTGACACGTCAAGGGGAATCGTCGAAATACTTTATCATAATGTGGTTTCAAAGGCTGTTTTTTCTCTTGATGATTGGATGACCAAAATGGATTTGGTAACAAAAGCAGACATTATGAAAGTTGCAAATAAAATTGATTTAGATACCATCTACTTTTTAACTGAAGGGGGGCAATAA
- a CDS encoding DNA translocase FtsK — translation MAKRKRRRSTSKEHLKQTIKYEIVACVLVSVAIISMAELGAVGNTIVQFFRFFIGEWYMVALIGMMVYGGYLMWKRERPFLFSIKLIGIYIIFSSLFLLSHVTLFQLLSNGNQFANPSVISNTWDLFWMEVGGKTNATDLGGGMIGAVLFALFYFLFDEAGTQLFSFVMIIVGVILVTGKTYGQSIVKFFITILKLIKKQWLAFREDLSHWIQQWKVNRNDKVIKKEKKPLIVEKPIRDHVPPQPVIEEQEEKPEPIISSFTDKVYQASSDEKPSIDEIEKTEEETREVEDDAPPITFTEVENVDYELPSMDLLKLPQHTDQSGEYKMIHENAAKLEKTFQSFGVKANVTQVHLGPAVTKYEVHPSAGVKVSKIVSLTDDLALALAAKDIRMEAPIPGKSAIGIEVPNTEVAMVSLREVIESNPKDKPDAKLMIGLGRDITGEAVLAELNKMPHLLVAGATGSGKSVCINGIITSILMRAKPHEVKLMMIDPKMVELNVYNGIPHLLAPVVTNAKKASQALKKVVDEMERRYELFAHTGTRNIEGYNDHIRKHNATEDVEQPLLPYIVVIVDELADLMMVASSDVEDSITRLAQMARAAGIHLIIATQRPSVDVITGVIKANIPSRIAFAVSSATDSRTILDMGGAEKLLGRGDMLFHPVGASKPVRIQGAFLSDEEVQEVVDFVIGQQKAQYQENMIPEDIPETNSEVDDELYPDAVDLVLEMQTASVSMLQRRFRIGYTRAARLIDEMEARGIVGPYEGSKPRTVLMGKSSEDIS, via the coding sequence ATGGCCAAACGAAAAAGGCGACGTTCCACGAGTAAAGAACATCTTAAGCAAACAATTAAATATGAAATAGTTGCTTGTGTATTAGTCTCTGTGGCGATTATTTCGATGGCAGAATTAGGGGCAGTCGGAAATACAATTGTGCAGTTTTTTCGATTTTTTATTGGTGAATGGTACATGGTTGCACTCATCGGAATGATGGTTTATGGTGGTTATTTAATGTGGAAACGGGAAAGACCCTTTTTGTTTTCAATTAAATTGATCGGCATTTACATTATTTTTTCCTCGTTATTTCTCTTAAGTCATGTGACACTCTTTCAGCTTCTATCAAATGGAAATCAATTCGCAAACCCTAGCGTTATATCAAATACTTGGGATTTATTCTGGATGGAAGTAGGCGGAAAAACAAACGCGACCGATTTAGGTGGTGGAATGATTGGAGCCGTTTTGTTCGCGCTATTCTACTTTTTATTTGATGAGGCAGGGACTCAACTATTTTCTTTCGTCATGATCATAGTTGGTGTGATTTTAGTAACAGGAAAAACGTATGGACAATCCATTGTTAAATTTTTTATCACGATTTTAAAATTGATAAAAAAACAATGGTTGGCCTTTCGGGAAGATTTGTCCCATTGGATTCAGCAATGGAAAGTCAATCGCAATGATAAGGTCATAAAGAAGGAAAAGAAACCATTGATTGTTGAAAAACCGATTAGAGACCACGTGCCACCACAACCTGTCATCGAAGAACAAGAGGAAAAGCCAGAACCCATTATTTCTAGTTTTACCGATAAAGTCTATCAGGCTAGTTCTGACGAAAAGCCTTCCATAGATGAAATTGAAAAGACGGAGGAAGAGACTCGTGAAGTAGAAGACGATGCACCGCCCATTACATTTACAGAAGTCGAAAATGTTGACTATGAATTACCGTCAATGGATTTATTAAAGCTCCCACAGCATACGGACCAAAGTGGGGAGTATAAAATGATCCATGAAAATGCGGCAAAATTAGAAAAAACCTTTCAAAGCTTTGGTGTAAAGGCGAATGTAACACAGGTTCATCTTGGACCAGCTGTTACAAAGTATGAAGTCCATCCAAGTGCAGGGGTGAAAGTCAGCAAAATTGTAAGTTTAACAGATGACTTGGCACTTGCATTAGCAGCTAAAGATATTCGGATGGAAGCCCCAATTCCAGGGAAATCTGCGATTGGGATTGAAGTTCCCAATACAGAGGTAGCGATGGTTTCGCTTCGAGAAGTCATTGAATCTAATCCTAAGGACAAACCCGATGCAAAGTTAATGATTGGGTTAGGTCGGGATATTACTGGGGAAGCGGTACTTGCAGAATTAAATAAAATGCCCCACTTACTCGTTGCGGGTGCTACAGGAAGCGGGAAAAGTGTTTGTATAAATGGAATTATTACAAGCATTTTAATGAGGGCCAAGCCACATGAAGTAAAGCTCATGATGATTGATCCGAAAATGGTAGAATTAAATGTATACAACGGAATTCCCCATTTGTTGGCACCTGTTGTAACGAATGCCAAAAAGGCGTCTCAAGCTTTGAAAAAAGTAGTAGATGAAATGGAAAGAAGATACGAATTATTTGCCCATACGGGTACGAGAAATATAGAAGGCTATAACGATCACATACGAAAACATAATGCGACAGAAGATGTTGAGCAGCCTCTTCTCCCCTATATAGTCGTTATTGTTGATGAGTTGGCTGATTTAATGATGGTGGCTTCTTCCGATGTAGAAGATTCCATTACACGCCTAGCACAGATGGCTCGGGCTGCAGGCATTCATTTAATTATTGCCACACAGCGCCCATCTGTAGATGTAATTACTGGGGTAATTAAAGCAAATATCCCTTCACGAATTGCGTTTGCAGTTTCATCTGCAACAGATTCCCGGACGATTTTGGATATGGGTGGAGCAGAGAAGTTATTAGGACGAGGGGATATGCTATTTCATCCAGTCGGTGCCTCAAAACCAGTACGAATTCAAGGAGCTTTTTTATCGGATGAAGAAGTCCAAGAGGTGGTCGACTTTGTTATTGGTCAACAAAAAGCCCAGTATCAAGAAAATATGATTCCAGAGGATATTCCTGAAACGAATAGCGAAGTGGACGATGAACTTTATCCTGATGCGGTTGATTTAGTACTGGAGATGCAGACAGCTTCTGTATCCATGCTACAGAGAAGATTTCGGATTGGTTATACAAGAGCAGCTAGATTAATCGACGAAATGGAAGCAAGAGGCATTGTCGGCCCTTATGAAGGGAGTAAGCCTCGAACTGTACTCATGGGGAAATCTTCAGAGGATATAAGTTAG